A stretch of the Dichotomicrobium thermohalophilum genome encodes the following:
- a CDS encoding SDR family NAD(P)-dependent oxidoreductase → MADATKKAAIVTGAGSGIGKATAKRLARDGWAVTLNGLRPEKLEQTASEIAAPERTLIARGDVSDPDDVDAMFKAHMETFGRLDALVNNAGVYAGGPIDELDFSEWRKVMSVNVDAHFHTISRAVPLLEKTGGCIVNVSSVSGLGGDWGMSPYNASKGAVSNFTRALALDLAARGIRVNAVAPSLTETEMTDDVLDDEHTMAMFRQRIPMARAAKPEEIADVIAFLTSHDARFVNGVVLPVDGGLSASNGQPHFD, encoded by the coding sequence ATGGCCGACGCAACCAAGAAGGCCGCGATCGTGACGGGTGCCGGATCGGGCATCGGCAAGGCGACGGCCAAGCGCCTTGCGCGCGACGGCTGGGCGGTGACGCTCAACGGCTTGCGACCCGAGAAGCTGGAACAGACCGCCAGCGAAATCGCTGCGCCGGAGCGCACGCTGATCGCCAGGGGTGATGTCAGCGACCCCGACGACGTGGATGCCATGTTCAAAGCGCATATGGAAACGTTCGGCCGGCTTGATGCGCTGGTGAACAACGCAGGCGTCTACGCCGGCGGGCCGATCGACGAGCTTGACTTCAGCGAATGGCGCAAGGTGATGTCGGTCAACGTCGACGCGCATTTCCACACGATCTCGCGGGCGGTCCCGCTGCTGGAGAAGACGGGCGGCTGCATTGTGAACGTGTCTTCGGTCTCGGGGCTCGGCGGCGACTGGGGAATGAGCCCCTACAATGCGTCAAAAGGCGCGGTAAGCAATTTCACCCGCGCGCTCGCTCTCGACCTCGCAGCGCGAGGCATTCGCGTGAACGCCGTCGCGCCGAGCCTGACCGAGACTGAAATGACCGATGACGTTCTGGACGACGAGCACACCATGGCGATGTTCCGCCAGCGCATCCCCATGGCGCGCGCTGCCAAACCCGAAGAGATCGCCGACGTGATCGCGTTTTTGACCAGTCACGACGCGCGCTTTGTGAACGGCGTCGTCCTGCCGGTAGATGGCGGCCTGAGCGCCTCGAACGGACAACCACATTTCGATTAG
- a CDS encoding efflux RND transporter periplasmic adaptor subunit — protein sequence MTHFFGRALAGLVAIVILAGGILALSLYLSGQPLFGMLAGTGLPDQVRQLFRSKESANQQPAQAERQAVPVRIAHIRREAVPVALSFSGRLLARREVEVRARVTGYVSEVTFKEGEIVEKGEVLYRIDPRTFEARLKELQGALQGAKANLAFLQRETERIANLEEKEYAETSRLDELRSQRDQAAARIEELQGRLRQAQLDLEFASVEAPFAGKIGFSDVDEGDLVVQGQTTLTTLVDFHPIEIEFRPNADQLARMKDARARLGHPLRLTVSPDGRDTTVSGEVTALGPAVQNATNTVRVRGEVPNPDQTLVPGQFARVRVQLGTQPSLMAPTAALITQQNKRALYVISADNTVEIVPVEIGQTVGKRVVVQGDLAEGDRVVAGNLQSVRSGRPVRVIAEQGEENGDRRRGGAKGRMN from the coding sequence ATGACGCACTTTTTCGGACGCGCTCTCGCGGGACTGGTCGCCATTGTCATCCTTGCAGGCGGCATTCTGGCACTTTCGCTCTATCTGTCGGGCCAGCCGCTCTTCGGTATGCTCGCCGGGACTGGGTTGCCGGACCAGGTCCGCCAGCTTTTTCGCTCGAAAGAATCGGCCAACCAGCAGCCGGCTCAGGCGGAGCGCCAGGCGGTCCCCGTGCGAATCGCGCACATCCGACGTGAGGCGGTCCCGGTCGCGCTCTCGTTCAGCGGGCGGCTTCTCGCGCGGCGCGAGGTCGAGGTGCGCGCCCGGGTCACGGGCTATGTGTCCGAGGTCACCTTCAAGGAAGGCGAGATTGTCGAGAAGGGCGAAGTTCTCTACCGCATCGACCCCCGCACGTTCGAGGCGCGCTTGAAGGAGCTGCAAGGGGCATTGCAGGGCGCGAAAGCGAACCTGGCCTTTCTTCAACGCGAGACGGAACGCATAGCCAATCTCGAGGAAAAGGAGTACGCGGAAACCAGCCGGCTGGACGAGCTGAGAAGCCAGCGCGATCAGGCTGCCGCCCGGATCGAGGAACTGCAAGGGCGGCTCCGTCAGGCGCAGCTCGACCTTGAATTCGCCAGTGTCGAAGCGCCGTTCGCCGGGAAGATCGGCTTTTCCGACGTCGACGAGGGCGATCTGGTCGTTCAAGGTCAGACCACCCTGACCACACTGGTGGACTTTCATCCCATCGAGATCGAGTTCCGCCCGAACGCGGACCAACTCGCGCGAATGAAGGATGCCCGCGCCCGATTGGGTCATCCGCTGCGCCTGACGGTCTCGCCAGACGGTCGTGATACCACGGTTTCAGGGGAGGTCACCGCACTCGGGCCGGCGGTGCAGAACGCGACCAACACGGTCCGCGTCCGCGGCGAGGTGCCTAACCCTGACCAGACGCTGGTGCCCGGTCAATTCGCCCGCGTGCGAGTGCAGCTTGGCACGCAGCCAAGCCTGATGGCACCGACCGCGGCGCTCATTACCCAGCAGAACAAGCGCGCCCTCTACGTCATCAGCGCGGACAATACCGTGGAGATCGTTCCGGTCGAAATCGGCCAGACCGTTGGCAAGCGGGTGGTTGTTCAGGGCGATCTTGCCGAGGGCGATCGGGTCGTTGCCGGGAATCTGCAGTCCGTGCGGTCCGGCAGGCCCGTCCGGGTCATCGCGGAACAGGGCGAGGAAAACGGCGATCGCCGACGCGGCGGGGCGAAAGGACGCATGAATTGA
- a CDS encoding efflux RND transporter permease subunit: MIHFFISRPIFASVIALILVIFGGVALLVLPVSRYPNVIPPQVRTTATFTGGDAATVADTVATPLEQAINGVDNLIYIQSTSSNDGVATVSATFAVGTDPDIASVDVLTEVNEARPQLPPAARDRGITIETASPQITAVISLVGQTERFDELFLSNYATINIVDRIRRLEGVGRVVNFTRRDYAMRIWLDPAKLDYFKLDPVDVITAIREQNAPFAGGAIGAEPAPEGQDFSYTVSTKGRLETAEQFKEIVLRARPDGTVVTVGDVARVELGAESYGSAAHYSGNTAAQIGIFQAPDANALELLSAINAEMEEISQRFPDGIRYEIGFDTSRFVTAAVQEVVKTLGFAILLVVLVVFVFLQKWRATMIPSLVIPIALMGSFGLMYLLGFSVNQLTLLGLILAVGLVVDDAIVVVENVNRHLSEGEARETATRSAMSEVIGPIIATTAVLFALFVPVAFIPGISGLLYNQFSLTVAIAVGLSTLMSLTLTPALSRVILKPATEEPALPFRWFNRGFDAIRTGYVWLLRWLLRLSWLVFAAFIAIVAVTVVLFVNRPTGFVPSEDQGYFIVNVQLPEAASFQRTRDVVFDIEDTIQGVTGVRDVVAIAGSSFVGNVNAPNFGFLIPILESWTDRPPDQNVNAIIADLRKQFAGYQDAQVQIFNAPPIPGVGSTGGVRLQLQGLEYQDPKVMAAQAQSFIDALNERPEVGRAFTTFSAGVPQIDFTVNRERAEQAGVPIGRLFNTSQAFLGSTFVNEFNKFGQTYRVFVQADTEARDSLADIAMLKVRNASNDMVPLETLIDAEYTTGPQAVSRYNLYPAVEIQAQPAPGISSGELVAGVEETAAENLPGAFGYEWTGAVFQQKQAAGWSPIIFTLAVLLVFLVLGAQFESLSLPFVVVLAVPFAAFGAISGLAIAGLDLDIFGQIGLLMLVGLSAKNAILIVQFARAQKGEAMGSVDAVIEAARLRLRPILMTALSFILGVMPLIISTGAGANARISLGVTVVSGMLAATILSLLMVPVIYVLIERLRASFARRKGEAAAQA, translated from the coding sequence TTGATCCATTTCTTCATCAGTCGGCCGATCTTCGCGTCCGTTATTGCGCTGATCCTGGTGATCTTCGGCGGCGTTGCGCTGCTGGTTCTGCCCGTCTCGCGCTATCCCAACGTGATCCCGCCGCAGGTGCGCACCACGGCCACCTTCACCGGAGGCGATGCTGCCACGGTGGCCGATACGGTCGCCACGCCGCTGGAACAGGCGATCAACGGCGTCGACAACCTGATCTATATCCAGTCCACCAGCAGCAACGATGGCGTCGCCACGGTATCGGCCACCTTCGCCGTCGGGACCGACCCGGACATCGCCTCCGTCGACGTGCTGACAGAGGTGAACGAGGCGCGCCCGCAGCTTCCGCCAGCAGCGCGCGATCGCGGCATCACGATCGAGACGGCCTCGCCGCAAATCACGGCCGTGATTAGTCTTGTCGGGCAAACGGAGCGCTTCGACGAGCTGTTCCTCTCGAACTACGCGACCATCAACATCGTCGATCGAATCCGCCGGCTGGAGGGCGTGGGCCGGGTGGTGAATTTCACGCGCCGCGATTATGCCATGCGCATCTGGCTGGACCCGGCCAAGCTCGACTATTTCAAGCTCGACCCCGTCGATGTCATCACTGCCATCCGCGAGCAGAACGCACCTTTCGCCGGCGGCGCGATCGGCGCGGAGCCCGCGCCGGAGGGGCAGGATTTCTCCTACACCGTCAGCACGAAGGGCCGGCTGGAAACGGCGGAGCAGTTCAAGGAGATCGTGCTGAGGGCGCGACCGGACGGAACGGTCGTGACCGTTGGCGATGTCGCCCGCGTGGAACTCGGCGCCGAGAGCTATGGCAGCGCGGCGCATTACTCGGGCAACACGGCGGCCCAGATCGGCATCTTCCAGGCCCCGGACGCCAACGCGCTGGAACTGCTGAGCGCGATCAACGCGGAAATGGAGGAGATTTCCCAGCGGTTCCCTGACGGCATCCGCTACGAGATCGGCTTCGATACCTCACGCTTCGTGACTGCTGCGGTGCAGGAGGTCGTGAAGACGCTCGGCTTCGCCATCCTGCTTGTTGTGCTCGTCGTGTTCGTCTTCCTGCAGAAGTGGCGGGCGACGATGATCCCCTCGCTCGTCATCCCCATCGCGCTGATGGGCAGCTTCGGGTTGATGTATCTCCTCGGCTTTTCGGTGAACCAGCTTACGCTGCTCGGGCTGATCCTGGCGGTTGGACTGGTGGTCGACGACGCGATCGTGGTGGTCGAAAACGTCAATCGCCACCTCTCAGAAGGCGAGGCGCGCGAGACGGCGACGCGATCGGCCATGTCGGAGGTGATCGGACCGATCATCGCGACCACCGCCGTGCTGTTCGCGCTGTTCGTGCCGGTGGCGTTCATTCCGGGGATCAGTGGGCTGCTCTACAACCAGTTTTCGCTGACCGTGGCGATTGCCGTGGGGCTGTCCACCCTGATGTCGCTCACGCTCACGCCTGCGCTTTCGCGCGTTATCCTCAAGCCCGCCACCGAAGAGCCGGCGTTGCCGTTCCGCTGGTTCAACCGCGGCTTCGACGCCATCCGGACGGGCTATGTCTGGCTGTTGCGGTGGCTCCTGCGGCTCAGTTGGCTGGTGTTCGCGGCGTTCATTGCCATCGTCGCCGTGACGGTCGTGCTGTTCGTCAACCGGCCCACCGGCTTCGTGCCCTCGGAGGACCAAGGCTATTTCATCGTCAACGTTCAGTTGCCCGAGGCAGCCTCGTTCCAGCGCACGCGCGACGTCGTCTTTGACATCGAGGATACGATTCAGGGGGTCACGGGCGTGCGCGATGTGGTGGCGATCGCCGGGAGCAGTTTCGTCGGCAATGTTAACGCTCCGAATTTCGGCTTCCTTATCCCGATCCTGGAAAGCTGGACCGACCGTCCGCCAGACCAGAACGTCAATGCGATTATCGCCGATCTTCGCAAGCAATTCGCGGGCTATCAGGACGCGCAGGTGCAGATTTTCAACGCGCCGCCGATCCCCGGCGTCGGCTCCACCGGCGGTGTCCGGCTACAGTTGCAGGGGCTGGAGTATCAGGATCCGAAAGTCATGGCCGCGCAGGCTCAGAGCTTCATCGACGCGCTCAACGAGCGTCCCGAGGTCGGCCGCGCCTTCACGACGTTTAGCGCCGGGGTTCCGCAGATCGACTTTACCGTGAACCGCGAACGCGCGGAGCAGGCGGGTGTGCCCATCGGCCGGCTGTTCAACACTTCGCAGGCTTTCCTCGGCTCGACCTTCGTGAACGAGTTTAACAAGTTTGGCCAGACCTACCGCGTCTTCGTGCAGGCCGATACGGAAGCACGCGATTCGCTCGCCGACATCGCTATGCTGAAGGTGCGGAATGCCAGCAACGACATGGTCCCGCTGGAAACGCTCATTGACGCGGAATACACCACCGGTCCGCAGGCCGTGTCGCGCTATAACCTTTATCCGGCTGTGGAAATTCAGGCGCAGCCCGCGCCCGGCATCAGCTCCGGCGAGTTGGTGGCGGGCGTGGAAGAAACCGCGGCCGAGAACCTGCCCGGCGCTTTCGGTTATGAGTGGACCGGCGCGGTGTTCCAGCAGAAGCAGGCCGCCGGCTGGTCGCCTATCATCTTCACACTGGCGGTGCTGCTGGTGTTCCTCGTGCTCGGCGCGCAGTTCGAGAGCCTGTCTTTGCCCTTCGTGGTCGTGCTGGCTGTGCCCTTCGCGGCGTTCGGCGCCATTTCCGGGCTGGCGATCGCCGGACTGGACCTCGACATCTTTGGGCAGATCGGCCTGCTGATGCTTGTGGGCCTGAGCGCCAAGAACGCCATTCTGATCGTGCAGTTCGCACGCGCCCAAAAAGGTGAAGCCATGGGCTCGGTCGATGCGGTCATCGAGGCGGCCCGCCTGCGCCTGCGGCCGATCCTGATGACGGCGCTGTCGTTCATCCTCGGGGTGATGCCGCTGATTATCTCCACTGGCGCCGGGGCCAATGCGCGCATCTCGCTGGGCGTCACCGTGGTCAGTGGGATGCTGGCGGCAACCATCCTGTCGCTCTTGATGGTCCCCGTGATCTACGTGCTGATCGAGCGGCTGCGCGCCTCTTTTGCTCGCCGCAAAGGCGAGGCCGCAGCGCAGGCTTGA
- a CDS encoding molybdopterin-containing oxidoreductase family protein: MKSLSFHLGDDEVRNLFGLAEALKPDLSPPIKALFVYNCNPVTASADQEGLVRGLKREDLFTIVSEIFPTDTTDYADIILPATSQLEQLDLMYSWGHFNMQINNPAIPPRGEAVSNTELFRRLARRMGLDDPALQRSDETLTREAVDWEAENVAGIDLDRLERDGYARLNVGAPNERRPHAEGNFPTPSGKCELASAVAHEGGRLLEVYRQGYSGSDTGGAVDPLPGYRPEAQAEKEPFVLVSPKTHHFLNSGYANMTTKPEGFAEQRVWVHPEDAQRKGISDGDPVCVFNDQGAVEAKAFITDDTLAGVLVITRGFWRKHVGGATVNSLVRHRPAEIGQAPTINETRVDICAVSTPGPWIR; this comes from the coding sequence GTGAAATCCCTGTCGTTCCATCTCGGCGACGACGAAGTCCGCAACCTCTTCGGGCTTGCCGAGGCGCTCAAACCCGACCTGTCGCCGCCGATCAAGGCGCTGTTCGTCTACAATTGCAACCCCGTTACGGCCTCCGCCGATCAGGAAGGGCTCGTCCGCGGCCTGAAGCGCGAGGACCTTTTCACGATCGTCAGCGAGATCTTCCCGACCGACACCACAGACTACGCGGACATCATTCTCCCGGCCACCAGCCAGCTCGAACAGCTCGACCTCATGTATAGCTGGGGCCACTTCAACATGCAGATCAACAACCCGGCGATCCCGCCGCGCGGCGAGGCAGTTTCCAACACCGAACTGTTCCGCCGGCTCGCGCGGCGCATGGGCCTTGATGACCCCGCCCTGCAGCGCAGCGACGAAACGCTCACCCGCGAAGCCGTCGACTGGGAAGCGGAGAATGTCGCTGGCATCGACCTGGATCGGCTCGAACGGGACGGCTATGCGCGGCTGAACGTTGGTGCGCCCAATGAGCGTCGCCCGCATGCCGAAGGCAACTTCCCCACGCCCTCGGGCAAATGCGAACTGGCCAGCGCCGTTGCGCATGAGGGCGGGCGCTTGCTGGAGGTATATCGGCAGGGTTATTCCGGCAGTGACACCGGCGGCGCAGTCGATCCGCTGCCGGGCTATCGGCCGGAGGCGCAGGCCGAAAAGGAACCGTTCGTGCTGGTCTCACCGAAAACGCATCACTTCCTCAATTCCGGGTACGCCAACATGACAACGAAGCCTGAAGGCTTCGCGGAACAGCGCGTGTGGGTTCACCCGGAGGATGCTCAGCGAAAAGGCATTTCGGACGGCGACCCCGTGTGCGTATTCAATGATCAGGGCGCGGTCGAGGCCAAGGCGTTCATCACGGATGACACGCTCGCAGGCGTGCTCGTCATAACCCGCGGCTTCTGGCGCAAGCACGTGGGTGGAGCGACGGTCAACAGTCTGGTGCGTCATCGTCCTGCGGAGATCGGACAGGCGCCGACGATTAATGAGACGCGGGTGGATATCTGCGCGGTGTCGACGCCGGGCCCTTGGATCCGCTGA